Within the Synergistaceae bacterium genome, the region CGGCGGGACTTCCTCTCATGGCCGCGAATCCCCCGTTTCGAGAGGCCGCAGGGAGGCTTTTTTTGCTGAAGCTGGGCATTTCCGTGGGAGTCGTCCTGGCCTGTCTGTTCATCCATCGTTTTTTTTGCAGATACCTCTGTCCTCTGGGAGCGCTGTACGGCTTTTTCAACGGAGTCTCTCTCTATCGTCTGAGGCTGAACCGCTCCAACTGCGTCAACTGCGGAGCCTGCTCCAAAGCCTGCCCCATGGCCGTGGACCCGTCGCGCACCCCTCACAGCCCGGACTGCATTCTCTGCGGGAAATGCGTCAAATCCTGTCACTTTTCCGCTCTTGACGCGGGATTCTTCGACAGAAGTGAAAAGAGCAAAACTCAAAAAAGCCCGAACAACGGGCCTCTTCTAGAAGCCTCAGACGGAAAAACCCTGACCAAAACCATCGGAAGAAATTCCCTGTAAATGATTTCGCTGTCCTTTTTTCAGGACGCTCCACACCGTTGAACGGCTGATTCCCAGTCGGGCGGCCGTACGGCTCTGATTTCTGTCCTCGTCTTCCAGTACCAGACGCACCACGTCGTAGATAATTTCATCGAGGGGCTGCCGCAGGTTGACAACTGCGCAGCCCGCTGCGACGCTTTGAGCGTATCGGGGGAGCTCCGCCTTCAAAACCCGGCGAACTTCCTCTTTGCCGATATGGGGTTCTTCTCCCGTCAGAGCAAGTGTCCGGACCACTCGGCTCAACTGCGTCAGGTTTTCGTCCCACCCGAAACTCTGCAAAAGAGCCAGAGCCTCCGGCTCAAAACCAATGTACTGCCGGCCCAGCTCCAGGTTGACCTGATTGATGTACAGGGCGGCCAGACCGGGAATATCCTTTTGCCGCTGCCTCAGAGGCGGCAGCCGCAGGGTGATGGTGGAAAAATGATTTTTGAGGTAACCGCAGATATACCCTTCTTCTGTTTCTCCCCGCGTCAGCTCGCAGGAAAAAATCATCCGGCTGCGCCGGCAAAGCCCCGTCTGTTCGATGAATCGCAGCAGCATATCCGCCTGCGCCTCGCTGAGGCAGTTCACCAGACGCAGATGAAGGGTAATGCCGGAGCGCATGAGCGGGGAATTTTCCCGATCGAGCAGGTTTCTCCACCGGCGTGGGGAAACCGTTTGACAGTCCACCGTCACCATCATTCTCTCCCCAAAAGGGCCATGGCGATAAATCAGTGACGCGATCGTGTCTTTGCCGGTCCCCGGCTCTCCGATAATCAACACCGGCAGCGTACATCCATAGCAACCGGCGATCAGGCTCCCCAAATCCCCCATCAGCACCGAGCTTCCTATCTGCGAGATGTCCGCCAGTATCTGATCCGTCCGCGTGGAAATCGAGACGCCCCTGTTCGCGGTGAGCAGAGGATTTTTCGACGTCCCGATGCGGATCAGCAGACATCTGATGCCGTGGTGAAATATCCGCTTCGAGGAGAGCGTCAGGACGACGCTTTTCCACCTGCAATCCCGCTCCAGCGTTTCGTAATCCCAAAACTCGAACACCATTTTGTCAAGCTCTTCAGAAAATCCTTCATAGAAGGAATCCTGTTCCAGCGTGGAAAAAAGAAGCCCTCCTTTTTCATCGTAACAAACCATGTGATGTTCCTGCGAGAACAACAGCGTTCTCATCATTTCGTTCTGCCGGCGAAATCCGCCGTACAGCCGGCAGACGCGCACCGCTTCGTCGAAAGCCGAGACAATTTCCGTTTCGTCGGACGTCAGCAGGATGGAGTTCATTCCCAGCGCCTCGGCGTGGGTCCGGCTGATCTGATCGCACAGCACCAGTTCGATTCCCTGCTGCCTCAGGCGGATCAGCTCCGCTTCCACGTCGCTCTGTTCCGTGATGTTGCAGATGTCCAGGCGATACTGCATCATCTCGGACAATTTTCTGACGCATTCGGTTATATTGGAAAATCCGACGACCGCCATCCTGCCGTTGTATCCCTGCACGGACTTCAAACATCGAAGCGCGTCATAAACCGAAACTTCGATTTCTATTACTGGGACGGAGACCAGTTCGCGCAACATCATGGCAGTTCCCCCGCGGGAAACGATGACGTCATAATCCCACTCGCTTTCCTGTCGCAGAACCTGCCTGCAGGTCTGTATGTTTCCCACCCTCACCGTAAGCTGAAAATCCTTCCGAGCGCCCGCCAGACGGTTCATCACTTCAGCCATCCCCTGGTAAGGGACAACAGCCAGAATCTTTACCAGACTCATAGGATTCCTCCAAGTGTTTAATTTTCAAACAATTTTTCTGATAATATCACATCACCCTGAAAAAGCGTGTTTGGCTTTATAATCTGTTTGATTTTCAGACATTTATGGATTTAAAACGGCTTGTAAACGCACATAAGATTCTTTATGATATAAAGCAATATCTATACTTTTTTCTGATTTTGATTCCAATCCTGGTATGAAAAGGGAGAAAAACCCGACAAATCTTTACCTGTAAGTTTGCCGAAAATCGGGTTTGGCTTCCGGGTGACTTATTCTGCGAGGTGAAAGTCATGTTGCGTAAAAGTCTGATGATCAACCCGATGGACTCCGTCGTTATGGTACTGGAGGACGCCAAAAAAGGGGACTCCGTCGTGACGCCGAAGGGAACCGTCACGCTGGTGGAGGACGTGGAGTTCGCCCACAAGGCCAGCATTTCCGATATGAAAAAGGGTCAGCCTGTCATTAAATACGGAGAGGAGATTGGTTATCTGCTGAAGGATGTTTCCGCCGGAAGCTGGATTCACGTTCATAACATGGGCTGCGACCGCGGCAAAATATAAAGGGAGACTCAGGTCAGATGAAACAGGAATTTATGGGATATAAGCGTCCGAACGGTTCTGTGGGCATTCGCAACTACCTTGCCGTGATCCCGTCGGTGTTCTGCGCCAATACCACGGTGGGTAAAATCGCCGCTCAGGTGGAGGGAGCCGTCGCGCTGCCCCATGCGGTGGGCTGCGCGCAGGTGGGATTTGACCTGGAGCTGACCGCGCGCACGCTCAAGTCCATGGCGTGCCACCCAAACGTGGGGGCCGTCATCGTCGTCGGCCTCGGCTGCGAACGCTTCAACCCGCAGGAACTGTACGACGCGGTGAAGGAAAACGGTAAACCCGTGGCCCTGTTCGTTATTCAGGACGAAGGCGGCACCACCGCCACCATCCGGAAAGCCGTGGACAAGGCTCGGGAGTTCAAGGCCATCCTCGATCAGGACCGGCGGACTCCCTGCCCTCTCTCCTCTCTGATGATGGGGACGAAATGCGGAGGGACCGACGCCACCAGCGGGCTGGCGGCCAACCCTGCCGTTGGAAACGCGGCGGACCGCATCGTGGCGGCGGGGGGCAGCGCGATTCTTTCCGAGCTCAACGAGCTCTTGGGAACGGAGGATTTCCTCGCGCGACGGGCCGTCAGTCCGCAGGTCGCCGATAAAATCTACTCCGCCATTTATGAAATCGAGGACGTACTCCGCAGCGGGCTGGACCCCACGCTTCCGGAAAACCGCAACCACCTCATCTCCCGGGGAAATTTCGACGGCGGCGTCAGCAGCATCGTAGAGAAAGCGCTGGGCGGAGTTCACAAATCCGGCACATCTCCCATCGTCGACGTCATCGAGTACGCCGTCCCCCCTGACCCCTCTCTGAAGGGTCTGTTCCTGATGAACTACGAAAGCCACGATGGAGAAGTGGTGACCGGCATGATCGGCTGCGGCGCGCAGCTCGTGGCGTTCACCACCGGCAGAGGGAACCCCACGGGGCATCCTGTCGCCCCGGTGATCAAAATCACGGGCAACGAAAAAACCTGGCGCAGCATGGAGGAAAATTTCGACTTCAACGCCAGTGGAATCATCTCTCAGGGGCGCTCCGTGGAGGAGACGGGCGAAGAGCTTTTGGAGTTGATCCTTCGCATCGCCGGCGGGGAGGAAACCACCGCCGAAAAAATTGGGGGAACCGAGCTGTTCTGTGTGGGGCGTCGTCACGGCTACCACAGAAAAAGCAGGGAAGAACTGTGGGCGGGACATTCCTGTCCGAGCTGACGAACCGAAAAGCAGACGGGAAATGTAACAAAAACACATAAATCATGAGGAGGTAAAGGGTATGGGAAAATCACGGTATTTTCTGCTGGCTGTAATGGTTTGCGCGCTGGTGGCCGTAAGCGGAGCGGCGTTCGCCGCGTATCCGGACAAGCCGATCACGGTCACGCAGGGATTCAAGGCCGGCGGTGGAAGCGACACCCTGGCGCAGTTGACGCAGCCCTATCTGGAGAAGGTCGTGGGACAGTCCTTCGTCAATCAGTACATTCCGGGAGCGACGGGGGCCATCGCCTGGACCCAGCTGGCGAAGACGGCGAAGAAGGACGGCTACACCATCAGCATCACCAACACCCCGATGCTCCAGACGAACTACATCATGAACCCCGAGATCACCTACACCATCGACGAGCTGGAGCCCCTCGCCAACGTCATCACGGACCCCGGTATCATCGTTGTCGGTAAGGACAGCCCCTACAACACCGTCGACGATTTTTTCAGGGCCGTGAAGGAGAACCCCGGCAAGATCACGGTGGGCAACTCCGGCGTGGGCGGAGACGACTTCTTCACCACCCTCATCTTCGAGAAGGCCAGCGGCATGAAGGTCCAGATGGTGCCTTTCGAGGGAGACGGCCCGTCCTGGCAGGCGGCCATGGGCGGCAAGATCGACGCCAGCTTCAACAACGTGGGGATCGTTTATCCGCAGGTCAAAGCCGGCAACCTGAAGGCTTTGGCAATCATGACCGAGGAGCGCTACGCGAGCCTTCCCGACGTTCCCACGCTGAAGGAAAAGGGATTTAACGTGGTGTCCGGTTCCTCACGGGGCTACTGCGCACCCAAAGGCGTTCCCGAGGAAGTCAAAAAGGTGATGATCGAAGCGTTCAAAAAGATGGCCACGATGCCGGAATTTATAAAAGCCTGCGAGGACCGCGCGTCCATCATCGACATGAAGTACGGCGACGACTACTCGAAGATGCTCCACGACCAGGAAGCCGCCTTCAAACTTATCTGGGAGGAAGTTCGGGAACAGTATCAGGGTAAATAGGCCGGTGACGGGCGGAGAACTGTTTACCGCCGCCGGAGAAATTTTGTGTCGTGACGAAAAAACGACGTTGCGCGGCAGAGTTTCTTTCTCACGCGTGACGTCGTTTTCCGGCTTTTTTGCGTCTTTTGCGGGTCGCTTGGTTTCTTCATCAGGCCTTTTACTTCAAATTGGTATCAATCCGCGGGCACGGTCAGCAAGGAGGTCGTCGATGTGAAATCGACAACGCAGCATTATTTGTTTTCGGCTTTCAGCATGGCGCTGAGCCTCTTCTTTTTGCAAAAATCCCTTTCAATGTCCAGAACGGCGGCTCGTTTTCCCCAGCTTATCGCGGGACTGGTGCTGATTCTGGCCCTTGCCATGGCGTTCCAGACCTGGAAACGCGCTCCGGGATTCGGCGGGGAGGAGAAAGAGCCGTCTGCGCCGATCCATCACGTTCGGGTGGCGGTTTACGTGGCGGCTATGGTTCTTTATATTTTCCTCATCCCGCGCCTGGGCTATTTCATCGCCACACCGCTTTTCATGCTGGTTTCCTACGGGTATTTCCGCGCCACCGGCCCGGTCAGGACGGTACTGATCTGCCTGGGTTTTCCCGTCTTCATCTACCTGTTGTTCGTCCTTTTCCTCAAACTCCCCATTCCCCTGGGACTGATGGAGTGAATGATGGAATGACTGATGAAATGACTGATGGAGTGAACTCCGTTCGGGTTTTTTGCCGGAAGAAGGAGAGCGAGATATGTTTGCGAATGTAATTCTGGGACTCACCAACGTCTTTTCGTTGCACAATTTTCTGGCTATCGCCTTTGGGACTTTTCTGGGGCTGGTGGTAGGCGCCATGCCGGGCCTCTCCGCCACGATGGCCATTGCCCTTCTCGTGCCGGTGACCTTCGCCATGCCCCCCGACACCGGCATCAGTATGCTGGCCTCCATCTACATGGGCGCCATGTACGGCGGCTCCATCGCCGCGGTGCTGATCCGGACGCCCGGAACTCCGGCGGCGGCGGCCACCACCGTAGACGGGTATCCCATGGCGCAGAGAGGCGAAGCGGGCCGCGCTCTGGGCATTTCTCTGACGGCCTCCTTCGTGGGAGGGGTGGTCAGTTCCTGCGTCCTCCTCACCCTTGCCCCCATCCTGGGCTGGGTCGCCGTTATGTTTGGCCCCGTGGAGCTTTTCGGCATCGCCGTTCTGGGCATGACCATCCTGGCGTCCCTGTCTCAGGGTTCCGTCATCAAGGGGCTGCTGGCAGGGACCATCGGACTTCTCTTTTCTACCGTGGGCATGGACTCCATCACGGGTATTCCCCGCTTCACCCTGGGAAACATCAACCTGTTTGGCGGAATTCCCTTTACCGTGGCGCTTATCGGACTGTTCTCCATTCCCCAGGCCCTTCGCCTGATCGAGAAGGACTCGGACGGCGCCGTTCAGACGAATCGCATCACGGACAAAATTCTTCGCCCCTGGAGCGAGGTCAAAATGCTTCTGCCCACGTTTCTTCGCTCTTCGATTATCGGCGTCTTCACGGGGATCATCCCCGGGACCGGCGGGGACACGGCCTGTTGGTTCGCCTACAACGAGGCGAAGCGGCGGTCCGACGAGCCGGATTCCTTCGGGAAGGGTTCTCCTTACGGCATAGCCGCGCCGGAGGCCGCCAACAACGCCGTAGTAGGCGGAGCTCTGGTTCCCACCATCACTTTGGGCATTCCCGGCAGCTCCTCCACCGCCGTCCTCATGGGAGGTCTGATGATTCACGGGATCATGCCCGGCCCGTCGCTGATGACGGAGTACGCCGGAGTGACCTACACCCTGATCTGGGCCGTGCTGCTCTCTACCGTCGTCATGTTCGTCGAAGGCCTGTTCTTCACGAAAGCCTGTATTTTTGTCACGCGGATCGGGAACAAGGTGCTCTCCGTGGCGGTGGTGGTCCTTTGCGTGATCGGCGCCTTCGCCATCAATAACAACCTTTTCGAGGTGGGGCTGATGCTGGCTTTCGGAATCCTGGGCTACTTCATGGACAAAATAAAAATCCCCGTGGCGCCCCTGGTTGTCGGGCTCATTCTGGGGAGGATGCTGGACGTGAGCCTGCACCAGTCGCTGCTCATCAGTCAGGGTTCCTGGATGATCTTCCTCACCAACCCCATTTGCGCCGTTCTGCTGCTGCTGGCGCTGATCTCGCTCATCCAGTCCACCCCCATGTACGTGGCATGGCGCAGGAAGCGCCGCGCCAGAGCCTGAGCCTGAGTTTCGAACCTGACAAAGGAGGAAAAGATATGTCGGCTGTTGATTCGCTTCTGGACCCTGTGCCCGTCCCGAAGATCGTGAAAGTGAGGCAAATTTTCGAGCGTCCCAAAGTGGAGAACGTGGAGGAGGAAGTCGCCCGGAAGCTGAGAGACAGCGGCGCTCTGAACGCTGTGAAACCGGGGTGGAAGGTGGCGATCACGGGCGGCAGCCGGGGAATCAGCAACATGCCGCTGGTTCTGCGAACGGTGGCGGAAATGGTCAAAAACGCGGGAGGCGAGCCCTTCGTTTTTCCTGCCATGGGCAGCCACGGCGGCGCTTCCGCCGAAGGGCAGCGTCATGTTCTGGAGAATCTGGGAATTACGGAGGACCGCCTGGGCGTTCCGATACGGGCCACCATGGAGACGGTGGAGCTGGGCCTCTCAGAAAACGGGCGTCCCGTCTACCTGGACAAATATGCCAACGAGGCCGACGCCATCGTCGTGGTGAACCGGATCAAGCCCCACGTGGCCTTCAGAGGTCCTTACGAGAGCGGAATCATGAAGATGATCACCATCGGCATGGGCAAGCAGAAGGGCGCGGATTACGCGCACATGCTGGGCTTCGGCAAAATGGCCGAAAACGTCCCCTCCATCGCGAAGGTCGTCATCGCGAAGAAAAATATCCTTTGCGCCGTGGGACTGTTGGAAAATGCCTTTCATGAAACGGCAGAGATCGTCGTGATGAAAGCTTCCGAAATAGAATCCCGGGAGCCGCTGCTTTTGAAGAAAGCCTGGACGCTGTACCCGAAGCTGTATTTCGACAAACTGGACGTCCTGGTCATCGACGAGATCGGAAAGGACATCAGCGGCACCGGGTTCGACACCAACGTGGTGGGACGCTACCATACGCCTTTCGCGTCAGGCGGGCCTGAAATCACCCGCGCCGTGGTGCTGGACATCACGGACCGGTCCGGAGGCAACGCCAACGGTCTGGGCATCGTGGACTTCACCACTCAAAGGGCTTACAGGAAGTTCGACTTCGAACAGACCTACCCGAACTCTCTGACGTCCACCGTGCCGCTCAGCGTCAAGATTCCGATGGTCCTCAAAAACGACCGGCAGGCCATCCAGGCGGCCATAAAAACCAGCAACGTCCTTGACCGGACGAAGATAACCCTGGCGCGCATCAAAAACACCACCGCTCTGGGCGAAATAGAAGCCTCGGAAAGTCTGCTGGATTATATCCGGGAACATCCGAAGCTTGAGGCGGAGGGCGGAGCGCGCGAGTTCGAATTCGATCAGTCGGGCAATTTGTTCTGAATTTATTGAGACGGTTTTATTTTGGCCTTTACTTTGGCCTGGGTGCCTGCGGCGTTATCTGAAATACAATTCGAAAAATGACCAATTCAGGATATAATAACTTTCATTTCATGCCAAATGGGCACCCGATTAAAATAAATTGGCATCAATTCTTGCTCCGGAGGTTACAGGATGATTTGTCAGCTTTATGCTCAAAAACGCCCCGTTCTGTCTTTCGAAGTTTTCCCCCCCAAACAGGACTCGCAGATAGAGACGATCTACGCCACGCTGGACCATCTGACGGGGCTTTCCCCCGATTTTATCAGCGTCACCTACGGCGCGGCGGGAAGCGGAAACGCGCATCGCACGGCCGAAATCGCTTCCGCCGTGCGAAAAAGGGGAGTCGAGGCACTGGCTCACCTCACCTGCGTTTCCACCGATCGAAATCAGATAAATACCATTCTGGACAATCTGAAAGAAAAAAATATAGACGATATTCTTGCCATGCGAGGAGATTTACCCGCCGGGTCGTCCCTGCCCCTGTCGAAGGATTACCGTTATGCCTCCGATTTGATCGAAGACATTGCGGGGCGTGGCGATTTCTGCATTGGAGCGGCATGTTATCCGGAAGGTCATATCGACTGCGACGATTTTTCCGTCAGCCTGGATCATCTTCGCCTCAAGCAGGATGCGGGGGCCAATTTTCTGATCAGCCAGCTTTTTTTTGAGAACGATCTGTTCTGGAATTTTCTGGAAAAAGCCAGGCTGAAGGGAATCACGCTGCCCATTTCCGCCGGGGTGATGCCGATCATGAGCCGCAGCCAGATTGAACGCATGATCTTCCTCTGCGGGGCGTCGCTGCCGTCGAAAATCATTCGTCTGCTGCACCGCTACGAACACAGCCCGGCGGACTTGGAAAAGGCGGGAGTGGAGTACGCCATCGCCCAGATGGAAGATCTGGTTCGCGGCGGCGCGGAGGGCGTTCACATCTACACCATGAACAAGCCCCACGTTGCCGCCCTTGCCATAAACCGTTTGAGGAAGTGATTACCTGCCCGGTAATCTGCAGGGGGCCTCGGGGGGGCCAGTGAGGACCGCAAAGCGGCCGAACGAGCTCCGACCCCCTGAGTATTGAGAGTCCTGAAAATTTCTTTTCCAGGCCAGACAGCGGGGGATATGGGCGTAGTCTCTCACCTCTTTCACAAATTCCAGTGAGGGAGGGGTCATTTTTTTGAGGCTGTCGGACTGTTCCGCGTTTCCGATTTCGAAGAGCAAATATCCCCCCGGCTTCAGCCGGAGAGGCGCGTAATGAAAAAGCAGACGGTAATAATCCAGACCGTCCGGGCCTCCGTCGAGAGCCATGCGGGGTTCGTAATCGCGGACGTCGCGCATGAGCCCTGGAATGACCGGCCTGGGGATGTAGGGAGGATTGCTGAGGACCAGATCCAGAGCGCCCCTGGGGACGGGAATGTCATCGGGATTTCGGGAATGCCATAAAAGACTCCGTTCGAAAAGGCGATGCCGCGACAGATTGTTCCACGCCAAAATCAGAGACTCCGGATTTTTTTCGGCCAGGATCCCTTTTGCGCGAAACCGTTCCAGAAGCAGAGTGATCCCGATGCAGCCGCTGCCCGTCCCCCAGTCGAGAAAATCGAAGGCGGCGTCGGCGGGAAAAAATTCCAGAGCCAGCTCCACCAGGAGCTCCGTCTCCGGACGGGGAATCAAAGCGCCTTTTCGCGTTTCGAAGGATCTGCCGTAAAAGCAGGTTTCTCCCAGAATGTACTGAAGAGGTTCTCTTTTCACGCGTCGTTTGACCGCTTTTTTGATGGAAAGCATTTGAGGACAGGTCAAAATCGTCTCCGGATGGCCCAAAATCGCGGCTCGGGAAAAATTCAGGAGACGGGCCAGAATCAGATCCGCCTCCTGAAAAGGATTTTCGATTTGCGCGTTCCTCAGTTCCGAGATCAGGTAACGTCGCGCCTCGGCCAGGGGGACGCTCATGGGGACGCTCATGGCGACGCGCTCATATTTCCAGGTGGTGCAGCCGCTCCGTCTGCTCCGCCAGCATCATGGCGTCCATCATTTCGTAGAGGTCGCCGTCCAGATAATAGTCCAGCTTGTAGAGGGTGAGGTTGATCCGGTGGTCCGTGATGCGGTTCTGAGGGTAGTTGTAAGTGCGAATGCGCTCGGAGCGATCTCCCGATCCGATCTGTCCGCGGCGCTCGGACGCCAGATTCGACGTCTGCTTCTGCAGCTCCATGTCGTAGAGCTTCGTTTTGAGGTACGTCATGGCCCTGGCGCGGTTCTTGATCTGTGAGCGTTCATCCTGGCAGGTGACGACGATCCCCGTGGGAATGTGGGTGATGCGCACGGCGGAGTCCGTCATGTTCACGTGCTGTCCTCCGGCCCCGCTGGATCGGTAGGTGTCGATCTTCAGGTCCTCCTGACGGATGTCCACCTCCACGTCTTCCACCTCCGGCAGCACGGCCACCGTGGCCGCGGAGGTATGAATACGGCCGCCGGCCTCCGTCACGGGAACCCTCTGAACGCGGTGCACGCCGCTTTCAAATTTGAGCCGGCTGTAGGCCCCCTCGCTGTCCACCCGAAAGATGATCTCCCTGTAGCCGCCGATTCCCGTTTCGTTGGAATCCAGAACTTCGATGCGCCAGCGCTGACGCTCGCAGAACCGGTTGTACATGCGATAGAGGTCCGAGGCGAAAAGCGCCGCCTCTTCTCCTCCGGTGCCGGCCCGAATTTCAACGATGACGCGTTTTTCGTCGTTGGGATCCTTCGGCAGGAGCAGCAGCTTCAGCTCGTTTTCGAAGCCGTCGATTTGAGGGGACAGACGCTCGATTTCCTCGGCGGCCAGAGCCTCCATGTCCGGTTCTCCGCTTTTGAGCAGTTCTCTGGCCTCCGCGATACTCTGCTGAATGGCGCAATAATTGCGAAATTTTTCTACTACCGGCTCCAGCTGGGCGTGTTTTTTGCCAAGAGACTGAAGCTCTTTGGGATCCGACGCGTTGACCGGATCGGCCAGTTTTTTCTCGATGTCGATATAGTCCTGTTCCAGTGCTTTCAGTTTGCTTACCAGATCCATGTCGTCACTCCGCTGTTCGTCCCTGTACGGGGACGTCCTGTGAATTCGAACTCAATTTTGAACTTTGATTTAATTCTAGGTCCAGGGCTTCGTCCAGCGACGCCAGCGCGACCTCGATCTGTCCGGAGCCGGGCTCCCGCGTCGTCAGATATTGGAGGGAAAGAACGGGATACATGAAAATTTTCCCCAGGATTCCCGACCGGGAGGTGAGCCGGATAATTTCGTAGGATATTCCGATCACCAGGGGCAGAAGGACCACCCTGGAGCCCACGCGCCATACGACCCCGCCCTTGCCGATGGCGGAAAATACCGCGATGCTGATGAGAATCGCGATCAGCAGAAAGGACGTTCCGCAGCGGGGATGAATCCGGGACTGGGTCGCCACCGATTCCGGCGTCAGCTCCAGCTCGCGCTCGAAGGCGTTGATGGTTTTGTGCTCCGCCCCGTGATAACGAAACACCTCCTGAATATCCT harbors:
- the prfA gene encoding peptide chain release factor 1, whose protein sequence is MDLVSKLKALEQDYIDIEKKLADPVNASDPKELQSLGKKHAQLEPVVEKFRNYCAIQQSIAEARELLKSGEPDMEALAAEEIERLSPQIDGFENELKLLLLPKDPNDEKRVIVEIRAGTGGEEAALFASDLYRMYNRFCERQRWRIEVLDSNETGIGGYREIIFRVDSEGAYSRLKFESGVHRVQRVPVTEAGGRIHTSAATVAVLPEVEDVEVDIRQEDLKIDTYRSSGAGGQHVNMTDSAVRITHIPTGIVVTCQDERSQIKNRARAMTYLKTKLYDMELQKQTSNLASERRGQIGSGDRSERIRTYNYPQNRITDHRINLTLYKLDYYLDGDLYEMMDAMMLAEQTERLHHLEI